Proteins encoded within one genomic window of Oncorhynchus nerka isolate Pitt River linkage group LG17, Oner_Uvic_2.0, whole genome shotgun sequence:
- the LOC135561344 gene encoding proteoglycan 4-like, with translation MTGHSLEPTTASHSPEPTTMGRSLEPTSPDPPESPSSPDPPESPCSPDPPESPSSSDPPESPACPEPPESPACPEPPEPQVSQEPPEPSTSQEPPEPSASQEPPEPSANQELSEPSVTLAMLESPSCPELPEPLLSPEAPFRPVAPSTMIFSPGPAARVPAPEAPPKWAKTEVERGPRPTPP, from the coding sequence aTGACGGGTCACAGTCTGGAACCTACCACGGCGAGTCACAGTCCAGAACCTACCACGATGGGTCGCAGTCTGGAACCtaccagtccggatccgccagagtctccctccagtccggatccgccagagtctccctgcagtccggatccgccagagtctccctccagttcggatccgccagagtctcccgcctgtcctgaaccgccagagtctcccgcctgtcctgaacCGCCAGAGCCGCAAGTcagtcaggagccgccagagccatcaaccagccaggagccgccagagccgtcagccagtcaggagccgccagagccgtcagccaaccAGGAGCTGTCAGAGCCGTCTGTCACGCTGGCGATGCTGgaatctccctcctgtccggagctgccagagccgctcctcagtccagaggcgcctttCCGTCCAGTGGCGCCCTCTACGATGATCTTCAGTCCTGGGCCAGCTGCAAGGGTCCCCGCTCCAgaggcgccacctaagtgggccaagactgaGGTAGAGCGGGGTCCACGTCCCACTCCGCCGTGA